In Labrus bergylta chromosome 6, fLabBer1.1, whole genome shotgun sequence, the following proteins share a genomic window:
- the sh3gl1b gene encoding SH3-domain GRB2-like 1b isoform X1, with amino-acid sequence MSVAGLKKQFYKASQMVSEKVGGAEGTKLDDDFRDLERKVDVTSKAVVEVISKTSEYLQPNPASRAKLSMLNTMSKIRGQVKNPGYPQAEGLLGECMGKFGKELGEETNFGGALVDVGESMKRLAEVKDSLDIDVKQNFIDPLQGLCDKDLREIQHHLKKLEGRRLDYDYKKKRQGKIPDEEVRQALEKFHESKEVAETSMYNLLETDIEQVSQLSSLVESQLQYHRQAVQVLEELSDKLRDRMNEAQNRPRREYTPKPKPIFDFGDDNHSNGGYPTSMALPPSRNSESSFPLARLSFRKPRLSPEQPSCKALYDFDPENEGELGFREGDIITLTNQIDENWYEGMLNSQSGFFPLNYVEVLVPLPH; translated from the exons ATGTCTGTAGCGGGCTTGAAGAAACAGTTTTATAAAGCCAGCCAG ATGGTGAGTGAAAAGGTTGGTGGTGCCGAAGGAACTAAACTAGATGATGACTTCAGAGACTTGGAACGG AAAGTAGATGTGACCAGTAAAGCAGTAGTGGAGGTAATCTCCAAAACGTCAGAATACCTTCAGCCCAACCCCG CATCGCGGGCCAAACTGTCCATGTTGAACACCATGTCTAAGATCCGTGGTCAGGTGAAGAACCCCGGCTACCCTCAGGCTGAGGGGCTGCTGGGAGAGTGTATGGGCAAGTTTGGAAAGGAACTCGGAGAGGAGACTAACTTTG GTGGAGCATTAGTAGATGTTGGAGAATCCATGAAGAGATTGGCAGAAGTCAAAGATTCTCTAGATATTGATGTCAAACAGAACTTCATTGATCCATTGCAAGGACTGTGTGACAAGGACCTCAGAGAGATACAG CACCACCTGAAGAAGTTGGAAGGCCGTCGCCTGGACTACGACTACAAGAAAAAGCGCCAGGGCAAGATCCCAGACGAGGAGGTTCGACAGGCCCTGGAGAAGTTTCATGAGTCAAAGGAAGTGGCAGAGACGAGCATGTACAACCTGCTGGAGACTGAT ATCGAGCAGGTGAGCCAGCTCTCTTCTCTGGTGGAGTCACAGCTGCAGTACCACAGGCAGGCTGTGCAGGTGCTGGAGGAGCTTTCTGACAAACTCCGAGACAG gatgaatGAGGCTCAGAATCGACCAAGACGTGAATACACACCTAAACCCAAACCTATCTTTGACTTTGGAGACGACAACCATTCAAATGGAGGCTACCCGACCTCGATGGCCCTGCCACCTTCACGTAACTCAG AGTCGTCTTTCCCCTTGGCCAGATTGTCCTTTCGGAAACCAAGATTGT cCCCGGAGCAGCCGAGCTGTAAGGCGCTGTACGATTTTGACCCAGAGAACGAGGGAGAGCTGGGCTTCCGCGAGGGCGACATCATCAccctgaccaatcagattgaCGAGAACTGGTACGAGGGAATGCTGAACAGCCAGTCTGGATTCTTCCCTCTTAACTATGTTGAGGTCCTCGTCCCGTTGCCACACTAA
- the sh3gl1b gene encoding SH3-domain GRB2-like 1b isoform X2, with protein sequence MSVAGLKKQFYKASQMVSEKVGGAEGTKLDDDFRDLERKVDVTSKAVVEVISKTSEYLQPNPASRAKLSMLNTMSKIRGQVKNPGYPQAEGLLGECMGKFGKELGEETNFGGALVDVGESMKRLAEVKDSLDIDVKQNFIDPLQGLCDKDLREIQHHLKKLEGRRLDYDYKKKRQGKIPDEEVRQALEKFHESKEVAETSMYNLLETDIEQVSQLSSLVESQLQYHRQAVQVLEELSDKLRDRMNEAQNRPRREYTPKPKPIFDFGDDNHSNGGYPTSMALPPSRNSAPEQPSCKALYDFDPENEGELGFREGDIITLTNQIDENWYEGMLNSQSGFFPLNYVEVLVPLPH encoded by the exons ATGTCTGTAGCGGGCTTGAAGAAACAGTTTTATAAAGCCAGCCAG ATGGTGAGTGAAAAGGTTGGTGGTGCCGAAGGAACTAAACTAGATGATGACTTCAGAGACTTGGAACGG AAAGTAGATGTGACCAGTAAAGCAGTAGTGGAGGTAATCTCCAAAACGTCAGAATACCTTCAGCCCAACCCCG CATCGCGGGCCAAACTGTCCATGTTGAACACCATGTCTAAGATCCGTGGTCAGGTGAAGAACCCCGGCTACCCTCAGGCTGAGGGGCTGCTGGGAGAGTGTATGGGCAAGTTTGGAAAGGAACTCGGAGAGGAGACTAACTTTG GTGGAGCATTAGTAGATGTTGGAGAATCCATGAAGAGATTGGCAGAAGTCAAAGATTCTCTAGATATTGATGTCAAACAGAACTTCATTGATCCATTGCAAGGACTGTGTGACAAGGACCTCAGAGAGATACAG CACCACCTGAAGAAGTTGGAAGGCCGTCGCCTGGACTACGACTACAAGAAAAAGCGCCAGGGCAAGATCCCAGACGAGGAGGTTCGACAGGCCCTGGAGAAGTTTCATGAGTCAAAGGAAGTGGCAGAGACGAGCATGTACAACCTGCTGGAGACTGAT ATCGAGCAGGTGAGCCAGCTCTCTTCTCTGGTGGAGTCACAGCTGCAGTACCACAGGCAGGCTGTGCAGGTGCTGGAGGAGCTTTCTGACAAACTCCGAGACAG gatgaatGAGGCTCAGAATCGACCAAGACGTGAATACACACCTAAACCCAAACCTATCTTTGACTTTGGAGACGACAACCATTCAAATGGAGGCTACCCGACCTCGATGGCCCTGCCACCTTCACGTAACTCAG cCCCGGAGCAGCCGAGCTGTAAGGCGCTGTACGATTTTGACCCAGAGAACGAGGGAGAGCTGGGCTTCCGCGAGGGCGACATCATCAccctgaccaatcagattgaCGAGAACTGGTACGAGGGAATGCTGAACAGCCAGTCTGGATTCTTCCCTCTTAACTATGTTGAGGTCCTCGTCCCGTTGCCACACTAA